One window from the genome of Sphingomicrobium arenosum encodes:
- a CDS encoding LolA family protein, whose protein sequence is MPMMSIAKYAALPVAALAVTLTAPVDAQRAKPSIEQVEGHLAATRSMTATFTQTDGKNRSVSGQLSLKRPGKVRFDYGSNANMLLVGDGSNLHFIDYEVGQKSSWEIKNSPLSVLLDNNPDLGRIARIVPSQDDRVVIVRARDARRPEFGTLILAFTKNQAYPGGLRLEGWTAIDAQNKRTAISLKNQRYNVAIADSKFSYRDPA, encoded by the coding sequence ATGCCGATGATGTCCATCGCCAAATATGCCGCGCTTCCCGTTGCCGCTCTCGCCGTGACCTTGACGGCGCCGGTCGACGCCCAGCGCGCCAAGCCGAGCATCGAACAGGTCGAGGGTCATCTCGCCGCGACCCGGTCGATGACCGCGACCTTCACCCAGACCGACGGCAAGAATCGCTCGGTCTCGGGCCAGCTCAGCCTCAAGCGCCCGGGCAAGGTGCGCTTCGATTATGGCAGCAACGCGAACATGCTGCTCGTCGGCGATGGCTCCAACCTCCACTTCATCGACTATGAAGTCGGCCAGAAATCGAGCTGGGAGATCAAGAATTCGCCGCTCTCGGTGCTCTTGGACAACAATCCCGACCTTGGCCGCATCGCTCGCATCGTGCCGAGCCAGGATGATCGCGTCGTCATCGTGCGCGCCCGCGATGCGCGCCGCCCCGAATTCGGCACGCTGATCCTCGCTTTCACCAAGAACCAGGCCTATCCGGGCGGCCTGCGCCTCGAAGGCTGGACCGCGATTGACGCGCAGAACAAGCGCACCGCGATCAGCCTCAAGAACCAGCGCTACAATGTCGCGATTGCCGACAGCAAATTCAGCTATCGCGATCCGGCATAA